The following proteins come from a genomic window of Haloplasma contractile SSD-17B:
- a CDS encoding Cof-type HAD-IIB family hydrolase: MKKHLVLMDLDGTLLDREKKVSKLNKKAIKEIVKQGHVVVIATGRAHYRSHMIYDELELDTILVNRNANHIHSPKDQTFQENIQFIPKHDLKKILDFKLNERDEIKSLYFENKNAVHVLKGDNKFYSQYKLCKIIKQIDYAVNTDVNVISMFVKNESVQEITSLIHNIDSIQCDWFNHDGRFEHTFIQIYPKNTDKCNAINLLNDYYGIKQEHTIAIGDQMNDLKMIKNAGTGVAMGNANKSVKEVADIVLKQTNNESAVGLFLSDYFNLEIS; encoded by the coding sequence ATGAAAAAACATTTAGTTTTAATGGACTTAGACGGTACATTACTTGACCGTGAGAAAAAAGTGAGTAAACTCAATAAAAAAGCAATTAAAGAAATAGTGAAACAAGGCCATGTTGTTGTTATCGCGACAGGTCGTGCTCACTATCGTTCACATATGATTTATGATGAATTAGAACTTGATACGATACTGGTTAATCGAAATGCAAACCATATTCATTCTCCTAAGGATCAAACATTTCAAGAAAATATTCAGTTTATTCCTAAGCATGATTTAAAAAAGATTCTAGATTTCAAGTTAAATGAACGCGACGAAATAAAGAGTTTGTATTTTGAAAATAAAAATGCGGTACATGTTTTAAAGGGAGACAATAAATTCTATAGCCAGTATAAGCTATGCAAAATTATTAAACAAATCGATTATGCAGTGAACACAGACGTGAATGTAATTTCGATGTTTGTTAAAAATGAGTCGGTTCAAGAAATAACATCATTAATTCATAATATTGATTCAATCCAGTGTGATTGGTTTAACCATGATGGTAGATTTGAGCATACATTTATTCAAATTTACCCTAAGAATACAGATAAATGCAATGCGATAAACTTATTAAATGATTACTATGGAATTAAACAGGAACATACGATTGCCATTGGAGATCAAATGAATGATCTTAAAATGATCAAGAATGCAGGCACGGGAGTTGCGATGGGAAATGCTAATAAATCAGTAAAGGAAGTTGCTGATATCGTTTTAAAACAAACAAATAATGAATCAGCTGTTGGTCTTTTTCTAAGTGATTATTTTAACCTAGAGATTAGTTAA
- a CDS encoding 2-oxoacid:acceptor oxidoreductase family protein codes for MNEKVIIAGFGGQGVMLMGQLLAYAANEQDLNTLWYPSYGPETRGGTANCSVTISDTPVNSPVISLADTIIVMNGPSLDKFEDKVKPGGKLFINSSIVDKKVSRDDIDVFYVPVNDMAVKLGNSRVANMVMLSAYLGKTELFENELILNLLRKSFGERKAHLIEVNEKALEEGRTFIAEYK; via the coding sequence ATTAATGAAAAAGTAATTATAGCTGGTTTTGGTGGTCAAGGTGTTATGCTAATGGGGCAATTACTTGCGTATGCAGCAAATGAACAAGATCTTAATACGTTATGGTATCCTTCATACGGACCAGAAACACGTGGTGGGACAGCTAACTGCTCTGTTACGATTTCTGATACACCGGTTAATTCACCTGTCATCTCTTTGGCAGATACAATTATCGTTATGAATGGTCCATCGCTTGACAAATTTGAAGATAAAGTAAAGCCTGGAGGTAAGCTCTTTATTAATTCATCAATTGTTGATAAAAAAGTATCACGAGATGATATAGACGTTTTCTACGTTCCTGTTAATGATATGGCAGTGAAATTAGGAAACAGCAGAGTTGCTAACATGGTAATGCTTTCTGCATATTTAGGAAAGACGGAACTATTTGAAAATGAATTAATCCTTAACTTATTAAGAAAGTCTTTTGGTGAACGTAAAGCTCACTTGATTGAGGTAAATGAAAAAGCTCTAGAAGAAGGAAGAACGTTTATAGCAGAGTATAAATAA
- a CDS encoding thiamine pyrophosphate-dependent enzyme, with protein sequence MAETLFKRSKGLTEKEFTYCPGCTHGIIHRLVAEVMEELDIVDKTIGISPVGCSVMNYEFFNCDMQQAAHGRAPAVATGIKRVRPDNVVFTYQGDGDLASIGTAEIIHAAHRSENISVIFVNNAIYGMTGGQMSPTTLVGQKTTTSPYGRDAKHTGMPLKMSEMLATIPGATYIERVSVHNPAHVRKAKKAVKKAFQLQLEGKGFGLVEFISTCPVNWGMKPQESLDWAEKNMIPYYPLGVYRSPEEDE encoded by the coding sequence ATGGCAGAAACACTATTCAAGAGATCCAAAGGATTAACTGAAAAAGAATTCACCTATTGCCCTGGTTGTACGCATGGTATTATTCATCGATTAGTTGCAGAAGTAATGGAAGAGTTAGATATAGTTGACAAAACAATCGGGATTTCTCCTGTTGGATGTTCCGTTATGAATTATGAATTCTTTAATTGTGATATGCAACAAGCTGCTCACGGTAGAGCACCAGCAGTCGCAACTGGAATTAAGCGTGTTAGACCTGATAATGTTGTATTTACGTATCAAGGAGATGGAGACTTAGCATCAATTGGGACAGCTGAAATTATTCATGCTGCACATAGAAGTGAAAATATTTCAGTTATTTTTGTAAATAATGCAATTTACGGAATGACTGGAGGACAAATGTCACCTACAACATTAGTAGGACAAAAAACGACCACTTCACCATACGGTCGTGATGCAAAACATACAGGTATGCCTTTGAAAATGTCTGAAATGTTAGCAACAATTCCGGGAGCTACTTATATCGAACGTGTATCAGTTCATAACCCTGCTCACGTTCGAAAAGCAAAGAAAGCTGTCAAAAAAGCTTTCCAATTACAGTTAGAAGGTAAAGGATTTGGACTTGTAGAATTTATATCAACATGTCCTGTGAACTGGGGTATGAAACCTCAAGAGTCGCTTGATTGGGCAGAGAAAAATATGATTCCATACTATCCACTAGGTGTTTATCGCTCGCCAGAGGAGGATGAATAA
- a CDS encoding 3-methyl-2-oxobutanoate dehydrogenase subunit VorB — protein MAKVMMKGNEAMALAAIKGGCKAFFGYPITPQNELPEYLSKVMHEYNGVFVQAESEVAAINMVYGAAGAGARVLTSSSSPGIALKQEGISYIAGAELPAVIINVMRGGPGLGGIQPSQADYKQVTRGGGNGDYYVIAYAPENLQETVEIIKESFDVADQYRNPVMIAVDGLIGQMMEPVDVEVDIPKRDLDEKTWATTGTNGERKPNDINSLFLDPQDLENHSLKLQQKYNEIKKNEQRYEFVNMQDADLAIVAYGTMSRVCRSAIETLKEEGINVGLLRPISIWPFPEKAFDELPESVKGILTCEMSTGQMLDDVKIVNNGKLPVDFFGRTGGMVPEPEEIINAVKKMLGGLN, from the coding sequence ATGGCTAAAGTAATGATGAAAGGGAACGAAGCTATGGCATTAGCTGCCATAAAAGGTGGATGTAAAGCATTCTTTGGATATCCAATCACACCACAAAATGAGCTTCCTGAATATTTATCGAAAGTAATGCATGAATATAACGGCGTGTTTGTCCAAGCTGAATCGGAAGTTGCAGCAATTAATATGGTTTATGGTGCAGCAGGTGCAGGTGCTAGAGTATTAACATCATCATCTTCACCAGGTATTGCTTTAAAACAAGAAGGTATTTCTTATATTGCAGGAGCTGAACTACCTGCAGTAATCATCAATGTAATGCGTGGAGGTCCTGGTCTAGGTGGAATTCAACCATCACAGGCAGATTATAAACAAGTTACTCGTGGTGGAGGAAATGGTGATTATTATGTAATTGCCTATGCACCAGAAAACTTACAAGAAACGGTTGAAATTATAAAGGAGTCATTTGATGTAGCAGATCAATACAGAAATCCTGTTATGATTGCTGTTGATGGATTAATTGGTCAAATGATGGAACCAGTTGATGTAGAAGTAGATATACCTAAACGTGACCTGGATGAAAAAACATGGGCTACGACAGGTACTAATGGTGAAAGAAAACCAAATGATATCAACTCACTATTTTTAGATCCTCAAGATTTAGAGAATCACTCACTTAAACTACAACAAAAGTATAATGAGATTAAGAAAAATGAGCAGCGTTATGAGTTTGTAAACATGCAAGATGCAGACCTTGCAATCGTTGCATATGGAACAATGTCACGTGTGTGTAGAAGTGCGATTGAAACGTTAAAAGAAGAGGGAATTAATGTTGGATTATTACGTCCAATTTCAATATGGCCATTCCCTGAGAAGGCATTTGATGAGTTACCTGAAAGTGTGAAGGGAATCTTAACTTGTGAAATGAGTACCGGACAAATGCTTGATGATGTAAAAATTGTAAATAACGGTAAACTACCAGTTGACTTCTTTGGTAGAACTGGAGGAATGGTTCCTGAACCTGAAGAAATCATAAATGCAGTTAAAAAGATGCTAGGGGGGTTAAACTAA